The following coding sequences lie in one Myxococcus xanthus genomic window:
- a CDS encoding ferritin-like domain-containing protein: MADKSEVARLRSLAQLDADAVGAYDAALARIPEPLVRERLNGFRIDHVRHVQDLNALIHEAGGTPLELRLDLKGTAMVGLTAMSSMMGTEAALVAMLGNEEFSNRAYDVALRFDWRPEVRALIEKHREDERRHVMWIREAVRTRPWERARATSEEGSEAPA; this comes from the coding sequence ATGGCCGACAAATCGGAAGTGGCCCGGCTGCGCAGCCTGGCCCAGCTCGACGCGGATGCCGTGGGCGCCTACGACGCGGCCCTGGCCCGGATTCCGGAACCGTTGGTCCGCGAGCGGCTCAATGGATTCCGAATCGACCACGTCCGGCACGTACAGGACTTGAACGCCCTCATCCACGAGGCGGGGGGGACGCCGCTGGAGCTGCGCCTGGACCTCAAGGGAACGGCGATGGTGGGCCTGACGGCGATGTCCAGCATGATGGGCACCGAGGCCGCGCTGGTGGCCATGCTAGGCAACGAGGAGTTCTCCAACCGCGCCTACGACGTCGCCCTGCGCTTCGACTGGCGCCCCGAGGTCCGGGCGCTGATCGAAAAGCACCGGGAGGACGAGCGGCGCCACGTGATGTGGATTCGCGAAGCCGTCCGGACGCGTCCCTGGGAGCGGGCACGCGCTACCTCCGAGGAAGGCTCCGAAGCCCCCGCCTGA
- a CDS encoding DUF1501 domain-containing protein has product MKKNRHDENCAHGRRTFLKATAGFMGSTLLGGLPFRAFAQAAEVAPADRCFVFVYFNGGWDQLLAFDPRDPTEFTADRASETKILPGYDQINDSRFESRPLIPAELPGVGRSNIDFGPAVGTELAKHYDLMTVVRGINMNTLGHEVGYRYFLTGKMPIGSAARGSSTATEIVGQMKPRVPIASISYNVESYNDRYGGYANALRVSRRDDLILTLKGSTDMLDSEIEKQLLDFRGQPVNCEQAAYGARGLGTTYSNSQEQMRLIQSQGLDKSFDFLAAANLPHGPEMAAIRGRYQLNNINDVNGERGRAATVATALKKGIAQCVTINLTGGLDTHFGSQLTQANNQRRGFDALAMLVQDLRDSDHPAGGKFMDHTTIMVFSEFSRTPLINSSGGRDHHLSNSALLMGAGIKHNFVFGRSGDIGMAPGTFDLRNGASDPNGENILPEHVIATVLASAGLDYSITRVEPLRPILA; this is encoded by the coding sequence ATGAAGAAGAACCGCCACGACGAGAATTGCGCTCACGGGCGCCGCACCTTCCTCAAGGCCACTGCTGGCTTCATGGGGTCCACCCTGCTGGGTGGGCTGCCCTTCCGCGCCTTCGCCCAGGCGGCGGAGGTGGCGCCGGCGGACCGCTGCTTCGTGTTCGTCTACTTCAACGGTGGATGGGACCAGCTGCTGGCCTTCGACCCGCGGGACCCGACCGAGTTCACCGCGGACCGTGCCTCGGAGACGAAAATCCTCCCGGGCTACGACCAGATAAACGACTCCCGCTTCGAGTCCCGGCCGCTCATCCCCGCCGAGCTTCCGGGCGTGGGCCGGTCGAACATCGACTTCGGGCCCGCGGTGGGCACCGAACTGGCCAAGCACTACGACTTGATGACCGTGGTGCGCGGCATCAACATGAACACGCTGGGCCACGAGGTGGGCTACCGCTACTTCCTCACCGGGAAGATGCCCATCGGCAGCGCGGCGCGTGGCTCCTCCACGGCGACTGAAATCGTGGGGCAGATGAAGCCGCGCGTGCCCATTGCCTCCATTTCCTACAACGTGGAGTCGTACAACGACCGGTACGGCGGCTATGCCAACGCGCTGCGCGTCAGCCGCCGGGACGACCTGATCCTGACGCTGAAGGGCAGCACGGACATGCTGGACAGCGAAATCGAGAAGCAGTTGCTCGACTTCCGCGGCCAGCCCGTCAACTGCGAGCAGGCGGCCTATGGCGCGCGTGGGTTGGGCACCACCTATTCGAACAGCCAGGAGCAGATGCGGCTCATCCAGTCCCAGGGACTGGACAAGTCGTTCGATTTCCTCGCCGCGGCCAATCTGCCGCACGGCCCGGAGATGGCGGCCATCCGCGGGCGCTACCAGTTGAACAACATCAACGACGTGAATGGCGAGCGCGGCCGCGCCGCCACGGTGGCGACCGCGCTGAAGAAGGGCATCGCCCAGTGCGTCACCATCAACCTCACGGGCGGCCTGGACACCCACTTTGGCAGCCAGCTCACGCAGGCCAACAATCAGCGGCGCGGCTTCGACGCCCTGGCCATGTTGGTACAGGACCTGCGTGACAGCGACCATCCCGCGGGTGGCAAGTTCATGGACCACACCACCATCATGGTGTTCTCCGAGTTCTCCCGAACGCCACTCATCAACAGCTCCGGTGGACGTGACCACCACCTGAGCAACTCCGCGCTGCTGATGGGGGCCGGCATCAAGCACAACTTCGTGTTCGGCCGCAGCGGTGACATTGGCATGGCGCCGGGCACCTTCGACCTGCGCAACGGCGCGTCGGACCCGAACGGCGAGAACATCCTCCCCGAGCACGTCATCGCCACGGTGCTGGCGTCCGCGGGGCTGGACTACAGCATCACCCGCGTCGAACCGCTGCGTCCCATTCTCGCCTGA
- a CDS encoding FG-GAP-like repeat-containing protein, with protein MTRLTRAAPLLALLAAACSDEPAPARVAQPHQTDQCTGLAALTLTAQPARVRVSSPVALVATGGSGHYTYLLEPGGSSGALVGSRFLAGRTPGTDTLVVEDARCPGVSATTQVNVAATFNVAPVRAELRPGTSFQVATDGVLGSAMYLLSADGSGATLSPGGLYTAGTREGLDVITVRDTQSGDEAVLQYEVRTNARLTGAPAFLAVPSGSSVPLATRGGSDRVNWTKESGPGTLAGGRLNVEPGATGVAVLNAADPFTGDTARVSVRVLDELTRPGLPHGRLSDVATLVTADFDGDGHLDLAVGQRESDLDQPSGGAVFIFKGGSGGLPAEPTWVLTGTTETAQFGDALAAGDLDGDGRAELLVSSPGADVAVTNAGAVYLYTFRSGAPAPLRQQLTGLLRNAAFGSGMAIADFEGDGDLDVVVGSPLGDLAPTNAIRNRGTVDIYASTRSSPVPDLPTVRLGGWDLTQDGALVSRSNTELGRALVTGDLNGDGLVDLAALSRVSRYNASGAVSGAQMAISVFLARAEGARFRASPDVYVLPANTADSNEGTWRLGVIPAEGTRPPLLLAVADRADSPDLRSSGGLQSGSDSGGALLFDLTGYSATGEPANRPPQVAREAAFARIYGEASGINAGRSWAVMDVDGEPGLELLLGAPYSSAPSGVGTGTLRWSGKILVYPLSTLTQGSVLNRPLTVINGTAVSDTLGSGLATWGPAANPSLVAFAGRSSSEQGAFTGSVELYHRQGASVTEWTRTSVRVPAKPSVERFGEAVAIAQGPQGRPLVLTGAPGWSGPGTSNDGNALAIGRAYVHDVTAPTQATVVEEGLPSPHQAGRNVGVDVAFSDFNGDGRPDLVVGASNFYVPGTGTTASNNELNNTYTSVPAACVTSGTQSVGGALVSLGQADGSFKPAYRLFATNVIADCTLEPEALCRRTGIGRGVVGGFDLNGDGRGDVGLLRNDGMEVFLGRAPEDASLAKLSMVCESVYTMPSMDIQTSAPTSLGDLNGDGCDELAWRYAEGARSGVAILLGFDAGGTRCGGRRTATVWRIAGDSEVQLTNMGLGLSMTRAGRFLGDTRDFVAISATSVPFNGVTQPVVLLFDKTVLVNKMQALQSAGSPLVVGALGDGLNPVVLVHRHRAVNFGSRLVGGTDLTGDNIPDLLVSAPGASEASDGGGAVFLYAGGVGQQGALSPFLMVVGDGSERSALGQAMSMMPGSGSSPPMLVIGAPRSYRTGTQNGTAFVLPLGF; from the coding sequence ATGACCCGACTGACCCGCGCGGCCCCCCTCCTCGCGCTCCTCGCCGCGGCCTGCTCGGATGAGCCCGCGCCCGCGCGCGTGGCGCAGCCTCACCAGACGGACCAGTGCACGGGGCTGGCCGCGCTGACGCTCACCGCGCAGCCCGCGCGCGTGCGTGTGTCGAGCCCCGTGGCCCTGGTGGCCACCGGTGGCAGCGGCCATTACACCTACCTGCTGGAGCCGGGAGGCTCCTCGGGTGCGCTGGTGGGCAGCCGCTTCCTGGCGGGGCGCACGCCGGGCACGGACACGCTGGTGGTGGAGGACGCGCGCTGTCCGGGCGTGAGTGCCACCACGCAGGTCAACGTGGCGGCGACGTTCAACGTCGCGCCTGTCCGCGCGGAGCTGAGGCCGGGCACCTCCTTCCAGGTGGCGACGGACGGCGTGCTGGGCTCGGCCATGTACCTGCTGTCGGCCGACGGCTCCGGCGCCACGCTGTCACCTGGAGGCCTCTACACGGCCGGCACGCGTGAGGGCCTGGACGTCATCACCGTGCGCGACACCCAGTCGGGGGACGAGGCGGTGCTCCAGTACGAGGTCCGCACCAATGCCCGGCTGACCGGAGCGCCGGCCTTCCTCGCGGTGCCCTCGGGTTCGTCCGTGCCGCTGGCCACGCGCGGTGGCAGTGACCGGGTGAACTGGACGAAGGAGTCCGGCCCCGGGACGCTGGCGGGCGGCCGGCTGAACGTCGAGCCCGGTGCCACCGGCGTGGCGGTGCTCAACGCGGCGGACCCCTTCACCGGGGACACGGCGCGGGTGTCGGTGCGCGTGCTGGACGAGCTGACGCGGCCGGGACTGCCGCACGGCCGTCTGTCCGACGTGGCCACCCTGGTGACGGCGGACTTCGACGGTGACGGCCACCTGGACCTGGCGGTGGGGCAGCGCGAGAGCGACCTGGACCAGCCTTCAGGCGGCGCCGTGTTCATCTTCAAGGGCGGCAGCGGCGGCCTGCCGGCGGAGCCCACGTGGGTGCTCACCGGCACCACGGAGACGGCGCAGTTCGGTGACGCGCTGGCCGCGGGCGACCTGGATGGGGACGGGCGCGCGGAGCTGCTGGTGTCCTCGCCGGGCGCGGACGTGGCCGTCACCAACGCCGGCGCGGTGTACCTCTACACCTTCCGAAGTGGGGCGCCGGCGCCGCTGCGTCAGCAGCTCACCGGCCTGCTCCGCAACGCGGCGTTCGGCTCGGGCATGGCCATCGCGGACTTCGAGGGCGACGGCGACCTGGACGTGGTGGTGGGCTCACCGCTGGGCGACCTGGCCCCCACCAACGCCATCCGCAACCGCGGCACGGTGGACATCTACGCGTCGACGCGGAGCTCGCCGGTGCCGGACCTGCCGACGGTGCGGCTGGGCGGCTGGGATTTGACGCAGGACGGCGCCCTGGTGTCGCGCAGCAACACCGAGCTGGGCCGCGCGCTGGTGACGGGCGACCTCAACGGGGACGGCCTGGTGGACCTGGCGGCGCTGAGCCGGGTGTCCCGGTACAACGCGTCCGGAGCGGTGTCGGGCGCGCAGATGGCCATCTCCGTCTTCCTGGCACGCGCGGAAGGCGCGCGCTTCCGGGCCTCGCCGGACGTGTACGTGCTGCCGGCCAACACGGCGGACAGCAACGAGGGCACGTGGCGGCTGGGCGTCATCCCCGCCGAGGGCACGCGGCCGCCGCTGCTGCTGGCGGTGGCGGACCGGGCGGACTCGCCGGACCTGCGCTCGAGCGGAGGACTGCAGTCCGGCAGTGATTCGGGCGGTGCGCTGCTGTTCGATTTGACGGGCTACTCCGCCACGGGCGAGCCCGCCAACCGGCCGCCCCAGGTGGCGCGCGAGGCGGCCTTCGCCCGCATCTACGGCGAGGCCAGCGGCATCAACGCGGGTCGGAGCTGGGCGGTGATGGACGTCGATGGCGAGCCGGGCCTGGAGCTCCTCCTGGGCGCGCCCTATTCATCCGCGCCTTCGGGCGTGGGGACCGGCACGCTGCGCTGGAGCGGCAAGATTCTTGTCTATCCCCTGTCCACGCTCACGCAGGGCAGCGTCCTCAACCGGCCGCTGACGGTCATCAACGGGACGGCGGTGTCGGACACGCTGGGCTCGGGCCTGGCGACCTGGGGCCCCGCGGCGAACCCGTCGCTGGTGGCCTTCGCGGGCCGGTCCTCGTCGGAGCAGGGGGCCTTCACCGGCAGCGTGGAGCTGTACCACCGACAGGGCGCGTCGGTGACGGAGTGGACGCGCACCAGCGTCCGGGTGCCGGCGAAGCCGAGCGTGGAGCGCTTCGGTGAGGCGGTGGCGATTGCTCAAGGCCCGCAGGGCCGTCCGCTGGTGCTCACGGGAGCGCCGGGCTGGTCCGGCCCTGGCACCAGCAATGACGGCAACGCCCTGGCCATTGGCCGTGCCTACGTGCACGACGTGACGGCGCCCACGCAGGCCACCGTGGTGGAGGAGGGCCTGCCCTCGCCGCACCAGGCGGGCCGCAACGTGGGCGTGGACGTGGCCTTCTCCGACTTCAACGGCGACGGGCGTCCCGACCTGGTGGTGGGCGCGTCCAACTTCTACGTGCCGGGCACGGGCACCACGGCCTCGAACAACGAGCTCAACAACACGTACACGTCGGTGCCCGCCGCGTGTGTCACCAGTGGCACCCAGTCGGTGGGCGGCGCGCTGGTCTCGCTGGGGCAGGCGGATGGGAGCTTCAAGCCGGCATACCGGCTGTTCGCGACGAACGTCATCGCGGACTGCACGTTGGAGCCGGAGGCCCTCTGCCGGCGCACCGGTATCGGGCGCGGCGTGGTGGGCGGGTTCGATTTGAACGGCGATGGCCGTGGGGACGTGGGCCTGCTGCGCAACGACGGCATGGAGGTGTTCCTGGGCCGCGCGCCCGAGGACGCGTCGCTGGCGAAGCTGAGCATGGTGTGTGAGTCCGTCTACACGATGCCGTCCATGGACATTCAAACGTCCGCGCCGACGTCGCTGGGAGACCTCAACGGCGACGGCTGTGACGAGCTGGCCTGGCGCTACGCGGAAGGGGCGCGGTCAGGCGTGGCCATCCTGCTGGGCTTCGACGCGGGCGGCACGCGCTGCGGCGGGCGCAGGACGGCCACCGTGTGGCGCATCGCCGGTGACAGCGAGGTGCAGCTCACCAACATGGGCCTGGGCCTGAGCATGACGCGAGCGGGCCGGTTCCTGGGCGACACGCGCGACTTCGTGGCCATCAGCGCCACCAGCGTGCCCTTCAACGGCGTGACGCAGCCGGTGGTGCTGCTCTTCGACAAGACGGTGCTGGTGAACAAGATGCAGGCGCTCCAGTCCGCGGGCTCGCCGCTGGTGGTGGGCGCGCTGGGCGACGGACTCAACCCCGTTGTCCTGGTCCACCGCCACCGCGCGGTGAACTTCGGCTCGCGGCTGGTGGGCGGCACGGACCTCACGGGCGACAACATCCCCGACCTGCTGGTGAGCGCGCCGGGCGCCTCCGAGGCGTCCGACGGCGGTGGCGCGGTGTTTCTCTATGCTGGCGGGGTTGGCCAGCAGGGCGCGCTTTCACCGTTCCTCATGGTGGTGGGAGATGGCTCGGAGCGCTCGGCGCTGGGGCAGGCGATGTCGATGATGCCGGGCAGTGGCAGCTCGCCGCCCATGCTCGTCATCGGTGCGCCGCGCAGCTACCGGACGGGAACGCAGAACGGCACGGCCTTCGTGTTGCCGCTCGGCTTCTGA
- the hutF gene encoding formimidoylglutamate deiminase, protein MSDITVYQPELLYTGGRFHEGRGLAVSADGRILAPESVPAGARTVALPGRALLPGLVNGHSHAFQRLIRGRTEYVASGREADDFWSWREAMYRAAESLSPEDLYVASRQAFVEMALAGITTVGEFHYVHHQADGTPYADRNTLAHAVIRAARDVGLRICLLRVGYARAGFGVAANPRQRRFIDPDVETFLGSAEALAREMCSDAAVSVGLAPHSVRAVTREWLAALAGSSVRSLPVHMHVAEQPKEIAACLAEHGRRPVELLADLGLLGPGFTAVHGVHLTDDEVSLLGRAEATVCACPSTERNLGDGIVPADALVKAGARISLGSDSQATVDLLDEARQLEGHLRLARLRRAVLDPGGGAMDGLAARLLDMATVDGARSLGLVTGALEAGAPADFFTVDLHHPSLVGALPASLLPAIVLGAEKAAVRDVVVGGREVVREGRHALAEESGRAFQVLSRALYA, encoded by the coding sequence GTGAGCGACATCACCGTCTATCAGCCGGAGCTCCTCTACACGGGCGGCCGGTTCCACGAAGGGCGCGGCCTCGCGGTGAGCGCCGACGGCCGCATCCTGGCCCCGGAATCCGTACCCGCGGGCGCGCGCACCGTCGCGCTGCCGGGAAGGGCCTTGTTGCCGGGGCTCGTCAACGGACACTCCCACGCGTTCCAGCGGCTCATCCGCGGGCGTACGGAGTACGTGGCATCGGGCCGGGAGGCGGACGACTTCTGGAGCTGGCGCGAGGCGATGTACCGCGCCGCCGAGTCGCTGAGTCCCGAGGACCTCTACGTCGCATCGCGGCAGGCCTTCGTGGAGATGGCGCTCGCGGGCATCACCACCGTGGGGGAGTTCCACTACGTCCATCACCAGGCCGACGGGACGCCGTACGCGGACCGCAACACGTTGGCGCACGCGGTGATTCGCGCCGCGCGGGACGTGGGGCTGCGCATCTGTCTGCTGCGCGTGGGGTACGCCCGTGCGGGCTTCGGCGTGGCGGCGAATCCGCGGCAGCGCCGCTTCATCGACCCGGACGTGGAGACGTTCCTGGGGTCGGCGGAGGCGCTGGCCCGGGAGATGTGCTCCGACGCGGCGGTCAGCGTGGGGCTCGCGCCGCACAGCGTGCGCGCGGTGACTCGGGAGTGGCTGGCGGCGCTCGCGGGTTCGTCCGTGCGGAGCCTGCCTGTCCACATGCACGTGGCGGAGCAGCCGAAGGAAATCGCGGCGTGTCTGGCGGAGCATGGCCGCAGGCCGGTGGAGTTGCTGGCGGACCTGGGCCTGCTGGGGCCCGGCTTCACGGCGGTTCATGGGGTGCACCTGACGGACGACGAGGTGTCGCTGCTGGGCCGGGCCGAGGCCACGGTGTGCGCGTGTCCTTCCACGGAGCGGAACCTGGGCGACGGCATCGTTCCCGCGGATGCGCTGGTGAAGGCGGGCGCGCGCATCAGCCTGGGCTCGGACAGCCAGGCCACGGTGGACCTGCTGGATGAGGCGCGACAACTGGAAGGGCACCTGCGGCTAGCTCGGCTGCGGCGCGCCGTGCTGGACCCGGGCGGGGGCGCCATGGATGGGCTGGCGGCGCGGCTGCTGGACATGGCCACCGTGGACGGCGCGCGGAGCCTGGGGCTCGTCACTGGCGCCCTGGAGGCGGGCGCGCCCGCGGACTTCTTCACGGTGGACCTGCACCATCCGTCGCTCGTGGGCGCCTTGCCCGCATCGCTGTTGCCCGCCATCGTGTTGGGCGCGGAGAAGGCGGCGGTGCGCGATGTGGTGGTGGGCGGACGCGAGGTCGTCCGTGAAGGCCGGCATGCGCTCGCGGAGGAGAGTGGCCGCGCGTTCCAGGTGTTGTCTCGCGCGCTGTACGCCTGA
- a CDS encoding erythromycin esterase family protein has translation MRSVVYAAVVLAGLMTGCAHQGSTYSDLFIPDGEAIYERPVEEMWPEVRQYFTEANLPFREDRGSMVLETDWRQEFGGSKVSGFFHRYMVMGKRESPTQSKLWIIRITKSRNKALAPPGRELDWGVSRAAGNAGGDAAVPGLSPEDFEEYLDAPVGENSFFAESGQGSRDLVMEWRVFRSISPKLMKEENAPKPVKVAMAPNAQGGAAATDFECGLPILGLGKQVKPGAVLLLGEMHGTQEVPRFIAQASCQAAVAGTPVTVGLELPLESQTRVDTFLDSAGTEDDWLKLMEAPFWRSPYPDGRSSEAVANMLEQLRQLRSRGLDVDIFVFDHPKAQGQAREDAMAATVRHQVESGPGRFHVILSGNIHSRTKKGLPWDKSFKPMGLLLKDELDSVVALDMAYNSGSAWICAVDSKGVKDRLACGIREAKGRDNGDRFFLHTWGGTNGDGYHGVFYVGPVSASAPAAHKGLGRPGGGDNSGVPTEDRTPTLAFH, from the coding sequence ATGCGCTCGGTGGTCTACGCGGCGGTTGTGTTGGCGGGCCTGATGACGGGCTGTGCCCATCAGGGCAGCACCTATAGCGACCTCTTCATCCCGGATGGGGAGGCCATCTACGAACGGCCGGTGGAGGAGATGTGGCCGGAGGTGCGCCAGTACTTCACCGAAGCCAACCTGCCCTTCCGCGAGGACCGGGGCAGCATGGTGCTGGAGACGGACTGGCGCCAGGAGTTCGGTGGCTCGAAGGTGTCCGGCTTCTTCCACCGCTACATGGTGATGGGCAAGCGCGAGTCTCCCACCCAGAGCAAGCTGTGGATCATCCGCATCACCAAGAGCCGCAACAAGGCGCTGGCCCCGCCCGGCCGTGAGCTGGACTGGGGTGTGTCCCGGGCCGCCGGCAACGCGGGGGGCGACGCCGCTGTTCCGGGGCTCTCTCCCGAAGACTTCGAGGAGTACCTGGACGCGCCGGTGGGGGAGAACTCCTTCTTCGCGGAGTCGGGACAGGGCTCTCGCGACCTCGTCATGGAGTGGCGGGTGTTCCGCTCCATCTCCCCCAAGTTGATGAAGGAGGAGAACGCGCCCAAGCCGGTGAAGGTGGCGATGGCGCCCAACGCGCAGGGGGGCGCGGCGGCCACGGACTTCGAATGCGGCCTGCCGATTCTGGGCCTGGGCAAGCAGGTGAAGCCGGGCGCGGTGCTGCTGCTGGGGGAGATGCACGGCACGCAGGAAGTGCCGCGCTTCATCGCGCAGGCGTCCTGCCAGGCGGCGGTGGCCGGTACGCCGGTGACGGTGGGACTGGAGCTGCCGCTGGAGAGCCAGACGCGGGTGGACACCTTCCTGGACAGCGCGGGGACGGAAGATGACTGGCTGAAGCTGATGGAGGCGCCCTTCTGGCGCAGCCCGTATCCGGATGGCCGCAGCAGCGAGGCGGTGGCGAACATGTTGGAGCAGCTGCGTCAGCTGCGCTCGCGCGGACTGGACGTGGACATCTTCGTCTTCGACCACCCGAAGGCCCAGGGGCAGGCGCGCGAGGACGCGATGGCGGCCACGGTCCGGCACCAGGTGGAGTCGGGCCCGGGGCGCTTCCACGTCATCCTGTCGGGCAACATCCACTCGCGCACGAAGAAGGGCCTGCCGTGGGACAAGTCGTTCAAGCCCATGGGGCTGCTGCTGAAGGACGAACTCGACAGCGTGGTGGCGCTGGACATGGCGTACAACAGCGGGTCGGCGTGGATTTGCGCGGTGGACAGCAAGGGCGTGAAGGACCGGCTGGCCTGCGGCATCCGCGAGGCGAAGGGCCGGGACAACGGCGACCGCTTCTTCCTGCACACGTGGGGGGGCACCAATGGCGACGGCTACCACGGTGTCTTCTACGTGGGGCCGGTGAGCGCGTCGGCGCCGGCGGCGCACAAGGGGCTGGGACGTCCGGGTGGGGGAGACAACTCGGGTGTTCCGACGGAAGACCGGACTCCGACGCTCGCGTTCCACTGA
- the argE gene encoding acetylornithine deacetylase: MSDTLPALRANLTELVAMDTTSFRPNAPLIDYAQARLEAAGFSAERQKFLDDAGVEKVNLVAVKGGSGSGRAALALVGHSDCVPYDAAWTDALRLTEKDGRLYARGACDTKGFIACALHAALNAEQLKAPLMVVLTADEEVGLTGAKKLVEAGLGRARHAIVGEPTRLIPVRANKGYCLAEVEVRGKEGHSAYPDSGASAIFRAGRFLQRLEHLALTVLREDLDEGFQPPFTTVNVGVIQGGKAKNVIPGACRFVVEWRPIPGQPPERVSQLLETIRQELVRDEPAFEAQIRVVRTDRGVNTRADAEVVRFLAEASGNAPETVSFGTEAPQMTELGAEAVVFGPGDIRVAHQTGEYVPVEDLVRCEAVLARAVAHFCGGR; this comes from the coding sequence ATGAGTGACACGCTGCCCGCGCTGCGGGCCAACCTGACGGAGTTGGTGGCGATGGACACCACGTCCTTCCGTCCCAACGCTCCGCTCATCGACTATGCGCAGGCGCGCCTGGAGGCCGCGGGCTTCAGCGCGGAGCGCCAGAAGTTCCTGGACGACGCGGGCGTGGAGAAGGTGAACCTCGTCGCGGTGAAGGGCGGTTCCGGCTCCGGCCGCGCCGCGCTGGCCCTGGTGGGGCACTCCGACTGCGTGCCGTATGACGCGGCCTGGACGGACGCGCTGCGGCTGACGGAGAAGGACGGGCGGCTCTACGCGCGCGGCGCGTGTGACACCAAGGGCTTCATCGCCTGCGCGCTGCACGCGGCGCTGAACGCCGAGCAGTTGAAGGCCCCGCTGATGGTGGTCCTCACCGCGGACGAGGAAGTCGGTCTGACGGGCGCGAAGAAGCTGGTGGAGGCGGGACTGGGCCGCGCGCGGCACGCGATTGTCGGCGAGCCCACGCGCCTCATTCCGGTGCGCGCCAACAAGGGCTACTGCCTGGCGGAGGTGGAGGTGCGGGGGAAGGAAGGGCACAGCGCGTACCCGGACTCGGGCGCGTCGGCCATCTTCCGCGCGGGCCGCTTCCTCCAGCGCCTGGAGCACCTGGCGCTGACGGTGCTGCGCGAGGACCTCGACGAGGGCTTCCAGCCGCCCTTCACCACCGTGAACGTGGGCGTCATCCAGGGCGGCAAGGCGAAGAACGTCATCCCCGGCGCCTGCCGCTTCGTCGTGGAGTGGCGGCCCATTCCCGGGCAGCCGCCGGAGCGTGTGTCGCAGTTGCTGGAGACCATCCGCCAGGAGTTGGTGCGGGATGAGCCCGCCTTCGAGGCGCAGATTCGCGTGGTGCGCACGGACCGGGGTGTGAATACGCGGGCGGACGCGGAGGTGGTGCGCTTCCTCGCGGAGGCCAGCGGCAACGCGCCGGAGACGGTGTCCTTCGGGACGGAGGCGCCGCAGATGACGGAGCTGGGCGCGGAGGCGGTGGTGTTCGGCCCCGGCGACATCCGCGTGGCGCACCAGACGGGCGAATACGTGCCCGTGGAAGACCTGGTGCGCTGCGAGGCCGTCCTGGCTCGCGCCGTGGCCCACTTCTGCGGCGGGCGCTGA